One window of the Rhizobiaceae bacterium genome contains the following:
- a CDS encoding cyclase family protein gives MDAQKLLGELASQLLSGGIEVVDLTAPLGPDTPLIKLPPELAVDTPKVEIHTISEYDKNGPWWAWNWLKLGEHSGTHFDAPIHWISGKDYADGSTDTIPVKKFVGPVNVIDCSRESAADPDFLLTVDHIKAWEAKHGAINPGEWVVMRTDWYKRNGSEAEFLNANETGPHTPGPTAEAIQYLIGKDICGWGSETIGTDAGKAGGMEPPFPAHTLMHKANKYGLASLCNLDRLPTRGAILVAAPLKIVKGTGSPIRAMALVAKG, from the coding sequence ATGGACGCGCAGAAACTTCTCGGCGAACTGGCAAGCCAGCTGCTTTCGGGCGGCATCGAGGTGGTCGACCTCACGGCGCCGCTCGGCCCCGACACGCCGCTCATCAAGCTGCCGCCGGAGCTGGCCGTCGACACGCCGAAGGTCGAGATCCACACCATCTCGGAATACGACAAGAATGGCCCGTGGTGGGCATGGAACTGGCTGAAGCTCGGTGAGCATTCCGGCACCCATTTCGACGCGCCGATCCACTGGATTTCCGGCAAGGACTATGCGGACGGTTCCACCGACACCATTCCGGTGAAGAAATTCGTCGGCCCGGTCAACGTCATCGACTGCTCCAGGGAATCCGCGGCCGATCCCGACTTCCTGCTGACCGTCGACCACATCAAGGCGTGGGAAGCGAAGCATGGCGCCATCAATCCGGGCGAATGGGTCGTCATGCGCACCGACTGGTACAAGAGGAACGGCTCGGAGGCCGAGTTCCTGAACGCCAACGAGACCGGGCCGCACACGCCCGGACCAACGGCCGAGGCGATCCAGTACCTGATCGGCAAGGACATATGCGGCTGGGGTTCGGAAACGATCGGCACCGACGCCGGCAAGGCCGGCGGCATGGAGCCGCCCTTCCCGGCGCATACGCTGATGCACAAGGCCAACAAATACGGCCTCGCCAGCCTCTGCAATCTGGACAGGCTGCCGACGCGCGGCGCGATCCTCGTCGCGGCGCCGCTGAAGATCGTCAAGGGCACCGGCAGTCCGATCCGCGCCATGGCGCTGGTCGCCAAGGGCTGA
- a CDS encoding NAD(P)/FAD-dependent oxidoreductase, with the protein MSEFDAICIGAGHNSLACAAHLAKKGWKVGVFERNPVAGGAVQTQEYTLPGFRHDFGAMNLSLFAGSAFHRIYANELKAAGLEFVPAADCFASVFPDGQWFGVSTDIEKTVARLEKISAKDAETWRGLVGGFMGEAEHLFRLLGSPMSTRALAGTGWNLWRKKGAAGALDMARLLLSSPRTWLDDTFESPEVKATLAAWGMHLDFAPDIAGGAVFPYLESMANQSFGMVIGKGGADTIIRALSAMVTGAGGAVSTGAEVAEIVTSGGRATGVRLASGETHTATKAVIAGVAPRALREKLLPNGSGNAAFDTAMRTFRHAPGTMMIHLALDDLPEWSAGEELRKFAYVHIAPSLDQMARTYSQAVAGLLPSEPVLVVGQPTAIDPSRAPEGRHVLWVQVRALPAEIKGDAAGSDEAMHWDDVKELYADRALAIIEQNAPGLGRKILGRAVFSPLDLERANPNLVGGDQICGSHHISQNFLFRPARGYARWNTPVEGLHLVGAATWPGAGTGAGSGFMLAQQLAGR; encoded by the coding sequence GTGAGCGAATTTGACGCCATATGCATCGGTGCCGGCCACAACAGTCTGGCCTGCGCGGCGCATTTGGCGAAAAAAGGCTGGAAAGTCGGGGTTTTCGAACGGAACCCCGTAGCCGGCGGCGCGGTGCAGACGCAGGAATATACGCTGCCGGGGTTCCGCCACGATTTCGGCGCGATGAATCTCAGCCTGTTCGCAGGCTCGGCATTCCACCGGATATATGCAAATGAATTGAAAGCGGCCGGTCTCGAATTCGTCCCGGCCGCCGATTGCTTCGCCAGCGTGTTCCCGGATGGGCAATGGTTCGGCGTCTCGACGGACATCGAAAAAACCGTTGCGCGCCTTGAGAAGATCTCCGCCAAAGACGCCGAGACGTGGCGCGGCCTCGTCGGCGGCTTCATGGGCGAGGCAGAGCATCTCTTCCGTCTGCTTGGGTCGCCGATGAGCACACGGGCGCTGGCCGGCACCGGCTGGAACCTCTGGCGCAAGAAGGGCGCGGCAGGCGCGCTTGATATGGCGCGGCTGCTTTTGTCATCGCCGCGCACATGGCTGGACGACACGTTCGAGAGCCCGGAGGTCAAGGCGACGCTTGCCGCCTGGGGCATGCATCTCGACTTCGCGCCGGACATCGCCGGCGGCGCCGTGTTTCCATATCTCGAATCCATGGCCAACCAGAGTTTCGGCATGGTCATCGGCAAGGGTGGGGCGGACACGATCATCCGTGCGCTTTCCGCCATGGTGACGGGCGCGGGCGGCGCGGTCTCCACCGGCGCGGAGGTCGCGGAGATCGTCACATCCGGCGGCAGGGCGACCGGCGTACGGCTGGCTTCCGGCGAAACGCATACGGCGACCAAGGCGGTTATCGCCGGTGTCGCGCCGCGCGCCCTGCGTGAAAAACTGCTGCCGAACGGCTCCGGCAATGCGGCCTTCGACACGGCGATGCGGACATTCCGCCACGCGCCGGGCACCATGATGATCCATCTGGCGCTGGACGACCTGCCGGAATGGAGCGCCGGCGAGGAACTGCGCAAGTTCGCCTATGTCCATATCGCGCCTTCACTCGACCAGATGGCACGCACCTACAGCCAAGCGGTTGCGGGTCTTCTGCCCTCGGAGCCGGTCCTCGTCGTCGGCCAGCCGACGGCCATCGACCCGTCACGCGCACCGGAAGGCAGGCATGTGCTATGGGTGCAGGTGCGCGCCCTGCCTGCCGAGATAAAGGGCGATGCGGCCGGCAGCGACGAGGCCATGCATTGGGACGACGTCAAGGAGCTTTACGCCGACCGCGCGCTCGCCATCATCGAGCAGAACGCGCCGGGTCTGGGGAGAAAGATTCTGGGTCGCGCGGTTTTCTCGCCGCTCGATCTCGAGCGCGCCAATCCGAATCTCGTCGGCGGCGACCAGATCTGCGGCAGCCATCACATCTCGCAGAATTTTCTCTTTCGCCCGGCGCGCGGCTATGCTCGCTGGAACACGCCGGTCGAGGGGCTGCATCTCGTTGGCGCGGCGACATGGCCGGGCGCCGGCACCGGCGCCGGCTCGGGCTTCATGCTCGCCCAGCAACTGGCGGGGAGGTAG
- a CDS encoding RidA family protein, translated as MKRTAINPDNMYVSTHFGFSHAVEQHGGRTLHLAGQVAWNAAGELVGAGDLAAQTRQALANLKTVLAAAGASPADVVRLRTYVVNHSPEKLGPVTEEILAFYDGATPAANTFIGVQSLALPDFLIEIEATAAL; from the coding sequence ATGAAACGAACGGCCATCAACCCCGACAATATGTACGTCTCCACGCATTTCGGCTTCTCGCATGCCGTGGAGCAGCATGGCGGGCGTACGCTGCACCTGGCCGGTCAGGTGGCATGGAACGCGGCCGGCGAACTGGTCGGCGCAGGCGACCTTGCCGCGCAGACGCGTCAGGCGCTCGCCAATCTGAAGACGGTTCTTGCCGCGGCCGGGGCCTCGCCCGCCGATGTCGTGCGCCTGAGGACCTATGTCGTCAATCACAGCCCGGAAAAGCTTGGCCCGGTGACGGAAGAAATCCTCGCTTTCTATGACGGAGCGACACCGGCTGCGAACACCTTCATCGGGGTTCAGTCGCTCGCTCTGCCCGACTTCCTGATCGAGATCGAGGCGACCGCCGCGCTTTGA
- a CDS encoding ABC transporter substrate-binding protein has translation MYRNPNRRTLLKMAGASAVLSGLGMPSIARAQASELTIAYNVNLPSWDPTTGPSAVNPTIQGLYQSVFDQFILQKPDLSLDKGLLTEWGFSDDQKQVHMTVRDGVTWHDGSPFTAEDIVWSLTRAGQEATGNPIQFVWKNVTNLKADGNKITGDVVQFDPTYFKWMSFLTGYVLPKAYYEKVGAQGFEEKPIGTGPYMVEKYERNAFMRLKANPNYWGGKPAFENVTIKFVPDAASRVAELESGSSQVTLEIPYEEYDRLIAKDGLAGSCETISDIGMVFFNDIDPMKDANVRKAAVMSVDKKLLVDRLLRGYGLPLDTLETPEYEAFDPSIKVEYNPDKAKELLAASGFSPDNPVKFTIQTTRGFKPKDYEMVQAIVGMWRKVGIEATIEVYEIAKHYELRAADQLAPAAFYNWGNSIGDPTTSTGFAMYGPSPHSVWDTQDVIDAINPLWGEPDEAKRIAGWKAVSKLIADNAYVLPLLQYAQPIVHTKGVNVVPHKSGALLPALMTPAS, from the coding sequence ATGTACCGAAATCCAAATCGCAGAACGCTCCTCAAGATGGCCGGCGCGAGCGCCGTGCTCTCCGGGCTCGGCATGCCGTCCATCGCCCGCGCGCAGGCCAGCGAGCTCACCATCGCCTACAACGTCAACCTGCCGTCCTGGGACCCGACCACCGGCCCCTCGGCCGTCAACCCGACCATCCAGGGCCTTTATCAGTCGGTCTTCGACCAGTTCATCCTGCAGAAGCCGGACCTGTCGCTGGACAAGGGTCTTCTGACCGAATGGGGCTTCTCCGACGACCAGAAGCAGGTGCATATGACCGTGCGCGACGGCGTCACCTGGCACGACGGCTCGCCCTTCACGGCCGAGGACATCGTCTGGTCGCTGACGCGCGCCGGACAGGAGGCGACCGGCAACCCGATCCAGTTCGTCTGGAAGAACGTCACCAACCTGAAGGCTGACGGCAACAAGATCACCGGCGACGTGGTGCAGTTCGACCCGACCTATTTCAAGTGGATGTCCTTCCTCACCGGCTATGTGCTGCCCAAGGCCTATTACGAGAAGGTCGGCGCACAGGGCTTCGAGGAAAAGCCGATCGGCACCGGCCCATACATGGTCGAGAAATACGAGCGCAACGCCTTCATGCGCCTGAAGGCCAATCCCAACTATTGGGGCGGCAAGCCGGCCTTCGAGAACGTCACCATCAAGTTCGTGCCGGATGCGGCGAGCCGCGTCGCCGAGCTCGAATCCGGCTCATCGCAGGTGACGCTGGAAATCCCTTATGAAGAGTATGACCGCCTGATCGCCAAGGACGGGCTGGCCGGCTCCTGCGAGACGATCTCCGATATCGGCATGGTCTTCTTCAACGACATCGATCCGATGAAGGACGCCAATGTCCGCAAGGCGGCGGTCATGTCGGTCGACAAGAAGCTTCTGGTCGACCGCCTGCTGCGCGGTTACGGCCTGCCGCTCGACACGCTGGAGACGCCTGAATACGAGGCCTTCGATCCATCGATCAAGGTGGAGTACAACCCCGACAAGGCCAAGGAACTGCTTGCCGCATCCGGCTTCTCGCCCGACAATCCGGTCAAGTTCACCATCCAGACGACGCGCGGTTTCAAGCCGAAGGACTACGAGATGGTGCAGGCCATCGTCGGCATGTGGCGCAAGGTCGGCATCGAGGCGACGATCGAGGTCTACGAGATCGCCAAGCATTACGAACTGCGCGCCGCCGACCAGCTCGCTCCCGCTGCCTTCTACAATTGGGGCAACTCTATCGGCGACCCGACGACCTCGACCGGCTTCGCCATGTACGGCCCCTCGCCCCACTCCGTGTGGGACACTCAGGACGTCATCGACGCGATCAACCCGCTCTGGGGCGAACCGGACGAAGCCAAGCGCATCGCCGGCTGGAAAGCGGTGTCGAAGCTGATCGCCGACAACGCCTATGTGCTGCCGCTGCTGCAGTACGCCCAGCCCATCGTCCACACGAAGGGCGTCAACGTCGTGCCGCACAAATCGGGCGCACTGCTGCCCGCGCTGATGACGCCGGCGTCCTGA
- a CDS encoding ABC transporter permease: protein MILQRFLIRLLTMIVTLLGVSVVVFVIIRVAPGDPIAMMLPPGATQADIDRLRALYGLDKSLVEQYFIWLSGVLRGDFGTSISLRQDVLGLVLGRLPATLELSVAALLLAILIGVPLAILGAREQGTVVEAGIDVANGAALSIPDFLWGLVLILLFGVLAPIFHISGRVSPQLDLPFATQFYLLESILRLRLDLTADIVSHMFMPALALALPLAAIISQLLKISLKEVMTLDYVTLARVKGFSETQVILREALKNAALPTLTLIGVQFTFLIGGTVIVERLFSYEGLGNMAIDAVINRDLPLIQGIVLVFALLFVLINLAVDMTYALLNPRLRHG from the coding sequence ATGATCCTCCAGCGCTTCCTGATCCGCCTTCTCACCATGATCGTCACGCTGCTCGGCGTGTCGGTGGTGGTGTTCGTCATTATCCGCGTGGCGCCGGGCGACCCGATCGCCATGATGCTGCCGCCCGGCGCGACGCAGGCGGACATCGACCGCCTGCGCGCGCTTTACGGCTTGGACAAGTCGCTCGTCGAACAGTATTTCATCTGGCTTTCCGGCGTGCTGCGGGGTGATTTCGGCACCTCGATCTCGCTGCGACAGGATGTGCTCGGCCTCGTTCTCGGCCGCCTGCCAGCGACGCTCGAACTCTCCGTCGCAGCACTTCTTCTCGCCATCCTCATCGGCGTCCCGCTCGCCATTCTCGGCGCGCGCGAACAAGGCACGGTGGTCGAGGCGGGCATCGACGTGGCCAACGGCGCGGCGCTCTCCATCCCCGATTTCCTGTGGGGACTGGTGCTGATCCTGCTGTTCGGCGTGCTCGCCCCGATCTTCCACATATCCGGCCGCGTCTCGCCGCAGCTCGACCTGCCCTTCGCCACGCAGTTCTATCTTCTGGAAAGCATTCTGAGGCTGCGCCTCGACCTGACAGCGGACATAGTCAGCCACATGTTCATGCCCGCGCTGGCGCTGGCGCTGCCGCTCGCCGCCATAATTTCGCAGCTCCTGAAGATCTCGCTGAAGGAGGTGATGACGCTCGACTATGTGACGCTGGCGCGCGTGAAAGGTTTTTCGGAGACGCAGGTGATCCTGCGCGAGGCGTTGAAGAACGCGGCTCTGCCGACGCTGACGCTGATCGGCGTACAGTTCACCTTCCTCATCGGCGGCACGGTGATCGTCGAGCGCCTGTTCTCCTACGAGGGGCTCGGCAACATGGCGATCGACGCGGTGATCAACCGCGACCTGCCGCTGATCCAAGGCATCGTGCTGGTCTTCGCGCTTCTTTTCGTGCTCATCAACCTCGCCGTCGACATGACGTACGCGCTGCTCAATCCAAGGCTGCGCCATGGCTGA
- a CDS encoding ABC transporter permease, whose translation MADATRASSRRSDARLWLAGGWLLVAMLAAIFAPLVAPQDPLAQDLMFERLPPFWMRGAEPGFWLGTDSLGRDLLSRIIYGGRVAFIVAFAAAFAACIVGSALGLVAGYFGGWADRIISRVVDIWMAFPPVLFAILLVAVFGTGLGSVIIAIAVIDWTRFCRVVRAEAMSQARMDYVESARIAGFGRVGIMLREVLPNVLPTIVALLSLEMGIAVIVEAILSFVNLSISTDDPTWGGIIAEGRLSIHQAWWVLVFPLVTLFLTVLSFSQFGEGLKARFDPVLR comes from the coding sequence ATGGCTGACGCGACACGCGCTTCGTCCCGTCGCTCCGATGCGCGCCTCTGGCTGGCCGGCGGCTGGCTGCTTGTCGCGATGCTAGCCGCCATCTTCGCGCCGCTGGTCGCCCCGCAGGACCCGCTGGCGCAGGATCTCATGTTCGAGCGCCTGCCGCCCTTCTGGATGAGAGGGGCGGAACCCGGTTTCTGGCTCGGCACCGACAGCCTCGGCCGCGACCTCCTCTCGCGCATCATCTACGGCGGACGCGTCGCCTTCATCGTCGCCTTCGCGGCTGCCTTCGCCGCCTGCATCGTCGGCTCCGCCCTCGGCCTCGTCGCCGGCTATTTCGGCGGCTGGGCGGACCGCATCATCTCCCGCGTCGTCGACATCTGGATGGCGTTTCCGCCGGTGCTTTTCGCCATCCTGCTTGTCGCCGTCTTCGGCACCGGCCTCGGCTCCGTCATCATCGCCATCGCCGTCATCGACTGGACGCGCTTCTGCCGCGTGGTGCGCGCCGAAGCGATGAGCCAGGCGCGCATGGACTATGTCGAAAGCGCCCGCATCGCCGGATTCGGCCGCGTCGGCATCATGTTGCGCGAGGTGCTGCCGAACGTGCTGCCGACCATCGTCGCGCTGTTGTCCCTCGAAATGGGTATCGCGGTGATCGTCGAGGCGATCCTCTCCTTCGTCAACCTGTCCATCTCGACGGACGATCCGACCTGGGGCGGCATCATCGCCGAGGGCCGCCTTTCCATTCATCAGGCGTGGTGGGTACTGGTCTTCCCGCTGGTGACGCTTTTCCTCACGGTGCTTTCGTTCAGCCAATTCGGCGAAGGACTGAAGGCGCGTTTCGATCCGGTGCTGCGATAA
- a CDS encoding ABC transporter ATP-binding protein gives MTPTLEISNLSATLPNGVRVLRSVSLAVQPGEVRALVGESGAGKSMIGKAVLGVLPSSVRVAEGTIRLEGTDLGSLALKTRRSLIGAKTALIPQDPLTALNPSRRIGPQMTDRLVHILGWEAKRADVRIRQLLDEVHIRDPERVIRSYPHELSGGMRQRVLIAAAFAAEPRLIVADEPTTALDVTVQKQILRLIADMQARHGTAILFVTHDLGVVAKISQRVSVLYAGKIVEEAETPALFAAPRHAYTRALMAATPRYTDPLASLLPVDDAVLTGLAAEIAAADAAWRAPHG, from the coding sequence ATGACCCCCACGCTCGAAATCTCCAATCTCAGCGCCACGCTGCCGAACGGCGTGCGCGTGCTGCGTTCCGTATCGCTTGCCGTCCAGCCCGGCGAGGTGCGGGCGTTGGTGGGCGAAAGCGGCGCGGGAAAAAGCATGATCGGCAAGGCCGTGCTCGGCGTGCTTCCGTCCAGCGTGCGTGTCGCCGAGGGAACGATCCGGCTCGAAGGCACGGACCTCGGCAGCCTTGCGCTGAAAACCCGGCGGTCGCTGATCGGCGCGAAGACGGCTCTGATCCCGCAGGACCCTTTGACGGCGCTCAATCCGTCCCGCCGCATCGGCCCGCAGATGACGGACCGGCTCGTGCACATACTCGGCTGGGAGGCGAAGCGCGCCGACGTCCGCATCAGGCAGCTTCTGGACGAGGTCCATATCCGCGATCCCGAGCGCGTCATCCGTTCCTATCCGCACGAGCTTTCCGGCGGCATGCGCCAGCGCGTGCTGATCGCGGCCGCCTTCGCCGCCGAGCCCCGTCTGATCGTCGCCGATGAGCCGACGACGGCGCTCGATGTCACCGTCCAGAAGCAGATTCTCAGGCTGATCGCAGACATGCAGGCCAGGCACGGCACGGCGATCCTCTTCGTCACGCACGATCTCGGCGTCGTCGCCAAGATCAGCCAGCGCGTGTCCGTGCTCTATGCCGGCAAGATCGTGGAGGAGGCCGAGACGCCGGCGCTGTTCGCCGCGCCTCGCCATGCCTACACGCGCGCTCTGATGGCGGCGACGCCGCGCTACACCGATCCGCTGGCCTCGCTGCTGCCGGTGGACGATGCCGTTCTGACCGGTCTCGCCGCCGAGATCGCAGCGGCGGACGCCGCGTGGAGAGCGCCGCATGGCTGA
- a CDS encoding ATP-binding cassette domain-containing protein, with protein MAEPLFRISGLMVALPDMARKPVIGRAPLLEILKGLDFELPRNAVTGIVGESGSGKSTLGRALVRLNEPSAGSILFDGRDITHLSEAELRPLRRDLQMIFQDPMSSLNPRQTIGAIIAAPLKNNGMGDNLSRRVSDALDRVGLPQSFAKRYRHELSGGQRQRVGIARALALEPKFVLADEIVSGLDVSTQAQILTLLEKLAAEMGLTVAFISHDLSVIRRLCRQVIVMRSGEIVESGPTERIFAAPQSDYTRELIAAIPLPEIDPEWLHRRTVVATG; from the coding sequence ATGGCTGAGCCGCTGTTCAGGATCAGCGGCCTCATGGTCGCGCTCCCCGACATGGCGCGCAAGCCCGTGATCGGTCGCGCGCCATTGCTCGAGATCCTGAAGGGTCTCGACTTCGAGCTGCCGCGCAACGCGGTCACCGGCATCGTCGGCGAATCCGGTTCGGGCAAGTCGACGCTCGGTCGCGCGCTGGTGCGCCTCAACGAGCCAAGCGCCGGCAGCATCCTCTTCGACGGCCGCGACATCACGCATCTTTCCGAGGCGGAACTCAGGCCCTTGCGCCGCGACCTGCAGATGATCTTCCAGGACCCGATGTCCTCGCTCAACCCGCGCCAGACCATCGGTGCGATCATCGCGGCGCCGCTGAAGAATAACGGAATGGGCGACAACCTCTCCAGGCGCGTCTCCGATGCGCTGGACCGCGTCGGCCTGCCTCAAAGTTTCGCGAAACGCTACCGCCACGAACTGTCCGGCGGCCAACGGCAGCGCGTCGGCATCGCGCGGGCGCTGGCGCTCGAACCGAAATTCGTGCTGGCCGACGAAATCGTCTCGGGCCTCGACGTCTCCACGCAGGCGCAGATTCTGACGCTACTCGAAAAGCTGGCTGCGGAGATGGGCCTGACCGTGGCCTTTATCAGCCACGATCTTTCCGTCATTCGCCGGCTCTGCAGGCAGGTGATCGTGATGCGGAGCGGCGAGATCGTGGAGTCCGGCCCGACCGAGCGCATCTTCGCCGCGCCGCAAAGCGACTACACGCGCGAGCTCATCGCGGCGATACCACTGCCGGAGATCGATCCGGAATGGCTGCATCGCCGCACGGTCGTCGCGACCGGCTAG
- a CDS encoding VOC family protein codes for MLRSAIFATTVLAGVVPALADQIPGMRGHDHTGVTVPDMKQAVDFFTDVIGCEKAMSFGPFADDKGTFMQDVLGVDPKAVIEEITMMRCGFGSNVELFKYTAPDQKDLQPKNSDIGGFHIAFYVDDVAAAKTYLEGKGVATRMGPIPVSEGPAAGQSILYFQAPWGLQFEAISYPDGMAYEKDAKTVLWSPKDPAR; via the coding sequence ATGCTTCGCAGCGCAATTTTCGCGACGACCGTTCTCGCCGGCGTGGTTCCGGCGCTGGCCGACCAGATTCCCGGCATGCGCGGGCACGACCATACGGGCGTGACGGTGCCGGACATGAAACAGGCCGTGGACTTCTTCACCGACGTCATCGGCTGCGAGAAAGCCATGTCCTTCGGCCCCTTCGCCGACGACAAGGGCACCTTTATGCAGGATGTGCTCGGCGTCGATCCGAAAGCCGTGATCGAGGAGATCACCATGATGCGCTGCGGCTTCGGCTCGAATGTGGAACTGTTCAAATACACTGCGCCTGACCAGAAGGACCTCCAGCCGAAGAACAGCGATATTGGCGGCTTCCACATCGCCTTCTATGTCGACGATGTCGCCGCGGCGAAGACCTATCTGGAGGGCAAGGGCGTGGCGACGCGCATGGGGCCGATCCCGGTTAGCGAGGGACCGGCGGCCGGCCAGAGCATCCTGTATTTCCAGGCGCCCTGGGGCCTGCAGTTCGAGGCGATCAGCTATCCGGACGGCATGGCCTATGAAAAGGACGCCAAAACGGTCCTGTGGAGCCCGAAAGACCCCGCCAGATAG
- a CDS encoding aldo/keto reductase, translated as MSAIPERVTLGKGLDISRLVCGLWQVADLEKDGTTLDPEAGADALEAYAKAGFDTFDMADHYGSAELITGRLLARSRHQARRPVAFTKWCPEPGPMTADIVRRGVQERLDRLGVDKVDLLQFHWWTFEHPAWLDALHEMKRLMDEGLIGALGVTNFDAAHLRVAIADGIPIATNQVSFSLVDRRAAHDLSRLSAEKGVKLLAYGTLCGGFLSEKWLDKPEPAEIGDWSRSKYKRFIDVAGGWEAFQGILRAAAGIAAKHDVSLSNVASRWVLEHEAVAATIIGARLGESEHRDDNLKVFGFSLDDEDRAALEAAFTTTKPIPGDCGDEYRRPPYLTASGDLSHHLDAIPSIFVAEPVPGSPHRLRVSSGSVWEPIAGYSRAVRVKDTIRVSGTTATHGGDRCVAPGEAGAQATYILDKILASISALGGRAEDVVRTRIYLRDAGQWEPVSRAHGRVFGGIMPANTMIAAGGLIGDYEVEIEAEAVVAD; from the coding sequence ATGTCCGCAATCCCTGAGCGCGTCACCCTCGGCAAGGGGCTCGATATCAGCCGACTGGTCTGCGGCCTCTGGCAGGTGGCGGACCTTGAGAAGGATGGCACGACGCTCGATCCGGAGGCCGGAGCGGATGCGCTCGAAGCCTATGCGAAGGCGGGCTTCGACACGTTCGACATGGCGGATCATTACGGAAGCGCCGAACTGATCACCGGGCGCCTGCTGGCGCGATCCAGGCACCAAGCGCGGCGGCCGGTCGCCTTCACGAAATGGTGCCCCGAGCCGGGCCCGATGACGGCCGACATCGTGCGCCGCGGCGTGCAGGAAAGGCTGGACCGGCTCGGCGTCGACAAGGTCGACCTGCTTCAGTTCCACTGGTGGACCTTCGAGCATCCGGCATGGCTCGACGCGCTGCACGAGATGAAGCGGCTGATGGACGAAGGGCTGATCGGCGCGCTCGGCGTCACCAATTTCGACGCCGCTCATCTGCGTGTCGCCATCGCCGACGGTATTCCGATCGCGACCAACCAGGTGTCGTTCTCGCTGGTCGACCGCCGCGCGGCCCACGACCTGTCGCGCCTCTCGGCGGAAAAGGGCGTGAAGCTGCTGGCCTACGGCACGCTCTGCGGCGGCTTCCTCTCGGAAAAATGGCTCGACAAGCCGGAGCCTGCCGAGATCGGCGACTGGAGCCGGTCGAAATACAAGCGCTTCATCGACGTTGCCGGCGGGTGGGAAGCCTTCCAGGGCATCCTGCGCGCAGCGGCGGGCATTGCGGCCAAGCACGACGTTTCGCTTTCCAACGTGGCGAGCCGCTGGGTGCTGGAACATGAAGCCGTGGCGGCGACCATCATCGGCGCGCGGCTGGGCGAAAGCGAGCATCGCGACGACAACCTGAAGGTTTTCGGCTTTTCGCTGGACGACGAGGATCGCGCCGCTCTCGAAGCAGCGTTCACGACGACGAAGCCCATTCCCGGCGATTGCGGCGACGAGTACCGCAGGCCGCCCTATCTCACCGCGTCCGGCGATCTCAGCCACCATCTCGACGCCATCCCGTCGATCTTCGTCGCCGAGCCGGTGCCGGGCTCGCCTCATCGGCTCCGCGTCTCCTCCGGCAGCGTCTGGGAGCCGATCGCCGGTTACAGCCGCGCGGTACGGGTCAAGGACACGATCCGCGTGTCCGGCACGACCGCGACGCATGGCGGTGACCGCTGCGTGGCGCCGGGCGAGGCCGGCGCGCAGGCGACCTACATTCTCGACAAGATCCTTGCCTCGATCTCCGCGCTCGGCGGCAGAGCGGAGGATGTCGTGCGCACGCGCATCTATCTGCGCGACGCAGGCCAGTGGGAGCCGGTGTCGCGCGCGCATGGCCGCGTCTTCGGCGGGATCATGCCGGCCAACACGATGATCGCAGCCGGCGGCCTGATCGGCGACTACGAGGTCGAGATCGAGGCCGAGGCGGTCGTCGCCGACTGA